A genomic segment from Desulfovibrio aminophilus DSM 12254 encodes:
- a CDS encoding PAS domain S-box protein, translating into MPTGRRFLPILLLPLLLLLSFPGHARSGVELTQAETEWLDANRGNLALWYDGNFPPIEFQGLSGEFEGLGADVMRLIADELGVTFRMIPSRDWNAQLKSLESGESAIAPVIVRNPERERYALFSAPYIDIPVVIITTREKSGARTLDDFKGMRVAVVKGYVSEGFLRDHYTGSFEIVLKNNVQEALRDVSFGVVDALVENLAVAAYYIDQEKLPNLRVAGTTELTYPISFAVSKKYPLLFSAMQKALSAVPREDIDAVVQKWIRLEQPGVLNPDQVRQVKVGAGFLLALLLSLGLVSWLLKRRLREKVANLNRIEEELLDKSKRLELALTATNAGIWDFFPATGKAYYSPQWCTMLGYGEGCAPQTFEGWAAFAHPDDVAGVNHVLQEYIAQGGHGEYEAEFRMSTQDGGWRWVLGKGRAVEWDAEGRPTRLIGLNLDIHKLKEAQEARRKSEALSQAILDQTFALIALLDSQGRILNLNRTASDFINIPPSALLGVPFWAGAWWPDPSEAEAICREGMRKSLRGEVFRREVRHRGHDGEEHIIDFSISPFTDETGAVRQFICESRDITEMRRAQDAVTESERRFRSIFENAPYSIAINRLNDGAYLDVNNAFLEKNRLTKAEALTLKPYDLLVSSSEDESEIRRRLNESKGVHNIEAAVRLQDGGVGHIIYSAVPITVDGERCALSMTVDVTDKKRAEQALRASEERYKAIFNNAPIGIFRTTFQGRFVEVNPTLAHMLGYADRDELLDSVHDLARDLYPSAAMRKRLLDAVLATPSGASLEIEFKRKDGSPFYAIINASLQFDAEAHPAFLDGTIEDITERKRAEEALRASEEKFSRLFRLSPDSIMLVHLDSGRLADVNDAFVHLTGYSREEALGLDALELRLYRDPAARERLYERLHTSDHVKDYEFELKRKDDSPVLCSISCQVLAINDQPYIMAVMRDVTEIKRMQEMMIQTEKMISVGGIAAGIAHEINNPLGIVLQATQNLSQRMRPDFPKNLEAARDVGIDMERLAEYMRARKLDVFLEDIRFAAQRASAIIRHMLDFSRRSESKRKVCHLDEIVEKALSLAQSDYDLKKSYDFKNINVEVDMDDDLPTINCTETEIEQVLLNLLRNSAQAMAEAEHPREAPRIAVRVKGSPSGVRIEVEDNGPGIPPEIQRRIFEPFFTTKAPGVGTGLGLSVSYFIVTKSHGGRMKVVSTPGVGTSFIIELPTDAARRGGDTTQ; encoded by the coding sequence ATGCCGACAGGGAGACGTTTCCTTCCGATCCTGCTGCTGCCCCTGCTTCTGCTCCTCTCCTTCCCAGGCCACGCCCGTTCCGGCGTGGAACTCACCCAGGCCGAAACCGAATGGCTGGACGCCAATCGCGGCAATCTGGCCCTCTGGTATGACGGCAACTTCCCGCCCATCGAATTCCAGGGACTGTCCGGGGAATTCGAAGGCCTGGGCGCGGACGTGATGCGCCTGATCGCCGATGAACTCGGAGTGACCTTCCGCATGATTCCCTCACGAGACTGGAACGCCCAGCTCAAGTCCCTGGAGAGCGGCGAGTCGGCCATCGCCCCGGTCATCGTGCGGAACCCGGAACGCGAACGCTACGCCCTGTTCAGCGCCCCCTACATCGACATCCCGGTGGTCATCATCACCACCAGGGAGAAGAGCGGAGCCCGGACACTCGACGACTTCAAGGGCATGCGGGTGGCTGTGGTCAAGGGGTACGTCTCCGAGGGCTTCCTGCGCGACCACTACACAGGAAGTTTCGAGATCGTCCTGAAGAATAACGTCCAAGAGGCGTTGCGGGACGTGTCCTTCGGCGTGGTCGACGCCCTGGTTGAGAACCTGGCCGTGGCGGCCTACTACATCGACCAGGAAAAACTGCCCAACCTGCGCGTGGCCGGAACCACGGAACTGACCTATCCGATCAGTTTCGCCGTGAGCAAGAAATATCCCCTGCTGTTCAGCGCCATGCAGAAGGCCCTTTCCGCCGTGCCGCGGGAAGACATCGACGCAGTCGTCCAGAAATGGATCCGTCTGGAGCAGCCCGGCGTCCTCAACCCCGACCAGGTCCGCCAAGTCAAGGTCGGCGCGGGCTTCCTCCTGGCGCTGCTCCTGTCCCTGGGACTCGTGAGCTGGCTGCTCAAGCGCCGCCTGCGGGAGAAGGTGGCCAACCTGAACAGGATCGAAGAGGAACTCCTGGACAAGAGCAAACGCCTGGAGCTGGCGCTCACCGCCACCAACGCGGGCATCTGGGATTTTTTCCCGGCCACGGGCAAGGCGTATTACAGCCCCCAATGGTGCACCATGCTCGGCTATGGCGAGGGCTGCGCCCCCCAGACGTTCGAAGGCTGGGCCGCATTCGCCCATCCCGACGACGTGGCCGGAGTGAACCATGTCCTCCAGGAATATATCGCCCAGGGCGGCCACGGGGAATACGAGGCCGAATTCCGCATGAGCACCCAGGACGGCGGCTGGCGCTGGGTGCTCGGCAAGGGCCGGGCCGTGGAGTGGGATGCCGAGGGGCGTCCCACGCGGCTCATCGGCCTGAACCTGGACATCCACAAACTCAAGGAGGCCCAGGAGGCCCGCCGCAAGTCCGAAGCCCTTTCCCAGGCCATCCTGGACCAGACGTTCGCGCTCATCGCCCTGCTGGATTCGCAAGGCCGCATCCTCAACCTGAACAGGACCGCCTCGGATTTCATCAACATTCCCCCCAGCGCCCTCCTGGGCGTCCCCTTCTGGGCAGGGGCATGGTGGCCCGATCCAAGCGAGGCCGAGGCCATCTGCCGGGAGGGCATGCGCAAAAGCTTGCGGGGAGAAGTCTTCCGGCGCGAGGTCCGACACCGGGGGCACGACGGCGAGGAGCACATCATCGACTTCTCGATCTCGCCATTCACGGACGAAACCGGCGCCGTCCGCCAGTTCATCTGCGAGAGCCGCGACATCACCGAGATGCGGCGGGCCCAGGACGCCGTGACCGAGAGCGAACGCCGCTTCCGGAGCATTTTCGAGAACGCGCCATACTCCATCGCCATCAACCGCCTGAACGACGGCGCATACCTGGACGTGAACAACGCCTTCCTGGAAAAAAACCGCCTGACCAAGGCGGAAGCCCTGACCCTCAAGCCATATGATCTTCTGGTGTCGTCCTCGGAGGACGAATCCGAAATCCGACGCCGACTCAACGAATCCAAAGGGGTCCACAACATCGAAGCCGCTGTTCGTCTGCAGGACGGCGGCGTCGGGCACATCATCTACTCCGCGGTGCCCATCACCGTGGACGGCGAACGCTGCGCCCTGTCCATGACCGTGGACGTGACCGACAAAAAGCGAGCCGAGCAGGCCCTCCGGGCCAGCGAGGAGAGATACAAGGCCATCTTCAACAATGCGCCCATCGGCATTTTCCGCACCACCTTCCAGGGCCGCTTCGTGGAGGTCAACCCGACACTGGCGCACATGCTCGGCTACGCCGACCGCGACGAACTCCTCGATTCGGTCCACGATCTGGCCCGCGACCTCTACCCCAGCGCGGCCATGCGCAAGCGCCTGTTGGATGCGGTCCTCGCCACCCCCAGCGGCGCGAGCTTGGAGATCGAGTTCAAGCGCAAGGACGGCTCACCATTCTACGCCATCATCAACGCCTCGCTGCAATTCGACGCGGAGGCCCACCCGGCCTTCCTGGACGGCACCATCGAGGACATCACCGAACGCAAGCGGGCCGAGGAGGCCCTCCGGGCCAGCGAAGAAAAATTTTCCCGGCTCTTTCGGCTCTCGCCCGACAGCATCATGCTCGTGCATCTGGACAGCGGACGCCTGGCGGACGTCAACGACGCCTTCGTCCATCTCACCGGGTACTCCCGGGAGGAAGCCCTGGGACTGGATGCCCTGGAACTTCGGCTCTACCGTGATCCCGCCGCGCGCGAACGACTCTATGAGCGTCTGCACACCAGCGACCACGTGAAGGATTACGAGTTCGAACTCAAGCGCAAGGACGATTCCCCGGTGCTCTGCTCCATTTCCTGTCAGGTGTTGGCCATCAACGACCAGCCGTACATCATGGCCGTGATGCGCGACGTCACCGAAATCAAGCGGATGCAGGAGATGATGATCCAGACAGAAAAGATGATCTCGGTGGGAGGCATCGCGGCGGGCATCGCCCACGAGATCAACAACCCCCTGGGCATCGTGCTCCAGGCGACCCAAAACCTCAGCCAGCGGATGCGCCCCGACTTTCCCAAGAACCTGGAGGCGGCCCGGGACGTCGGCATCGATATGGAACGACTGGCCGAATACATGCGGGCCCGCAAGCTTGATGTCTTTCTCGAGGATATCCGGTTCGCCGCGCAACGGGCCTCGGCCATCATCCGACACATGCTCGACTTCAGCCGCCGCAGCGAATCCAAACGCAAGGTCTGTCACCTGGACGAAATCGTCGAAAAGGCTCTGAGCTTGGCCCAAAGCGATTACGATCTCAAAAAAAGTTACGATTTCAAAAACATAAACGTGGAAGTCGACATGGATGACGACCTCCCGACCATCAACTGCACCGAAACGGAGATCGAACAGGTGCTTCTGAACCTGTTGCGCAACTCGGCCCAAGCCATGGCGGAAGCGGAACATCCCCGGGAGGCCCCGCGCATCGCCGTGCGCGTCAAGGGCTCTCCATCCGGCGTTCGCATCGAGGTCGAGGACAACGGCCCGGGCATACCGCCCGAGATACAGCGACGCATCTTCGAACCATTCTTCACCACCAAGGCTCCGGGAGTGGGCACGGGCCTCGGCCTCTCGGTGTCCTACTTCATCGTGACCAAGAGCCACGGCGGACGCATGAAGGTCGTTTCGACGCCGGGCGTCGGCACCTCGTTCATCATCGAACTGCCCACCGACGCGGCGCGGCGCGGCGGCGACACGACGCAATGA
- a CDS encoding citrate synthase, with translation MTKIAYLTIDGTVYELPMFEGSEGERAIDITQLRSLSGCITYDPGFANTGSCRSAITFVDGEKGILRYRGYPIEQIAAQGSFIETAMLLIFGHLPSKEERSCFRELLGGQELLHEGLRHHFEGFPSKGDPMAILSAVINSLGCYHPELVDIENEEEFTMAAAKIISKVRTIAAWAYRKSKGLPFMYPNPALSYCRNFLHMMFSIPNRFHEPSQEAVRALTLFFILHADHEQNCSCSTVRMVGSTQASLFASVSAGICALWGRLHGGANAGVIRMLHRIRDGQMSIPTVIEKVKNREMRLMGFGHRIYKNYDPRAKILKQAAHELLEKMGRHDELLDIALNLAAAAMADDYFAERKLYPNVDFYSGLILRALNIPVNMFPVMFAIGRMPGWIAHWYEDHQNPTLRIHRPRQIYIGEPKRDYIPMEERGIIDG, from the coding sequence ATGACGAAGATCGCTTATCTGACCATCGACGGCACCGTATACGAACTGCCCATGTTCGAGGGCAGCGAGGGGGAGCGGGCCATCGACATCACCCAACTGCGGAGTCTTTCCGGCTGCATCACCTACGACCCGGGTTTCGCCAACACCGGATCGTGCCGCAGCGCCATCACCTTCGTGGACGGCGAAAAAGGCATCCTGCGCTACCGAGGCTACCCCATTGAGCAGATCGCGGCCCAAGGCTCGTTCATCGAGACGGCCATGCTGCTCATCTTCGGCCACCTGCCGAGCAAGGAAGAACGCTCCTGTTTTCGGGAGCTGCTGGGGGGACAAGAGCTCCTGCACGAGGGTCTGCGCCACCACTTCGAGGGCTTCCCCTCCAAGGGCGATCCCATGGCCATCCTCTCGGCCGTAATCAACTCCCTGGGCTGCTACCACCCCGAACTGGTGGACATCGAGAACGAGGAAGAGTTCACCATGGCGGCGGCCAAGATCATCAGCAAGGTGCGCACCATCGCGGCCTGGGCCTACCGCAAGTCCAAGGGACTGCCGTTCATGTATCCGAACCCGGCCCTGAGCTACTGCCGCAACTTCCTGCACATGATGTTCTCGATCCCGAACAGGTTCCACGAGCCCTCGCAGGAAGCCGTGCGGGCCCTGACCCTGTTCTTCATCCTGCACGCGGACCACGAGCAGAACTGTTCCTGCTCCACGGTGCGCATGGTGGGTTCCACCCAGGCAAGCCTCTTCGCCTCGGTTTCGGCCGGAATCTGCGCCCTTTGGGGCCGTCTGCACGGTGGGGCCAACGCGGGCGTGATCCGCATGCTCCACCGCATCCGCGACGGCCAGATGTCCATCCCCACGGTCATCGAGAAGGTCAAGAACCGCGAGATGCGGCTCATGGGCTTCGGCCACCGCATCTACAAGAACTACGACCCCCGGGCCAAGATCCTCAAGCAGGCCGCCCACGAGCTGCTGGAGAAGATGGGCCGGCATGACGAGCTGCTGGACATCGCCCTGAACCTTGCCGCCGCGGCCATGGCCGACGACTATTTCGCCGAGCGCAAGCTGTATCCCAACGTGGACTTTTACTCCGGCCTCATCCTGCGCGCCCTGAACATCCCGGTGAACATGTTCCCGGTGATGTTCGCCATCGGCCGCATGCCCGGCTGGATCGCCCACTGGTACGAGGACCATCAGAACCCGACCCTGCGCATCCATCGGCCGCGCCAGATCTATATCGGCGAGCCCAAGCGGGATTACATCCCCATGGAAGAGAGGGGAATCATCGACGGTTGA
- a CDS encoding sigma-54 interaction domain-containing protein, with translation MTEEEINLHLREIIDTMNDGMMLVRPDGSIMMVNDALSRITGYSREELMDQPCSVLGCDVCRKSRAEGRAHWCRLFDTMRETLKSCHLKRKDGTLAHVLKNAAILQDSQGRAIGAVETVTDISELDKRDLKIRELSRILDAEEGFQGLIGRSPAMRRVYEILERAAQSDAPVIILGESGTGKELAARAIHALGPRRDGPFVQINCAAFNDALLESEIFGHVKGAFTGAYRHRTGRFEEAAGGDVFLDEVGDVPLPIQVKLLRVLETKLFERVGDNRPLTMDARIITATNQNLPELVAAKRFRQDFFYRINVLPIHLPPLRERREDIPLLVEHFIRRLNRTSGRTVEGLTPDALDRLARHSWPGNVRELKSALEYASVVCDKGLIGPEHLPQQIAHGAAGTCAPDPAAIFQEAGAPREKVELVEALRRTGGNKSAAARILGVNRLTVQNRMRKFGLDMRKVVTE, from the coding sequence GTGACCGAAGAGGAAATCAACCTCCACCTGCGCGAGATCATCGACACCATGAACGACGGCATGATGCTCGTCCGCCCGGACGGCAGCATCATGATGGTCAACGACGCCCTCTCGCGGATCACGGGCTACTCCCGGGAAGAACTCATGGACCAGCCCTGCTCCGTGCTCGGCTGCGACGTCTGCCGCAAGTCCCGGGCCGAGGGCCGGGCCCACTGGTGCCGCCTCTTCGACACCATGCGTGAAACCCTCAAAAGCTGCCACCTGAAGCGCAAGGACGGCACCCTGGCCCACGTGCTCAAAAACGCGGCAATCCTCCAGGACAGCCAGGGCCGGGCCATCGGCGCGGTGGAGACGGTCACGGACATCAGCGAACTGGACAAACGCGACCTGAAGATCCGGGAGCTGTCGCGCATCCTGGACGCCGAGGAGGGCTTTCAGGGACTCATCGGCCGCTCTCCGGCCATGCGCCGGGTCTACGAAATCCTGGAGCGCGCGGCCCAAAGCGACGCCCCGGTGATCATCCTCGGAGAGTCCGGCACGGGCAAGGAACTCGCGGCCAGGGCCATCCATGCCCTGGGGCCGCGCCGGGACGGGCCCTTCGTGCAGATCAATTGCGCGGCCTTCAACGACGCCCTGCTGGAGTCCGAGATATTCGGCCACGTCAAGGGTGCGTTCACCGGGGCTTACCGCCACCGCACCGGCCGCTTCGAGGAGGCCGCCGGGGGCGACGTGTTCCTGGACGAGGTGGGCGATGTGCCCCTGCCCATCCAGGTCAAGCTCCTGCGCGTACTGGAGACCAAGCTCTTCGAACGCGTGGGCGACAACCGCCCGTTGACCATGGACGCCCGGATCATCACCGCCACCAACCAGAATCTGCCCGAGCTGGTGGCCGCCAAACGCTTCCGCCAGGACTTCTTCTACCGCATCAACGTCCTGCCCATCCATCTGCCGCCGCTGCGCGAACGTCGCGAGGACATCCCGCTCCTGGTGGAGCACTTCATCCGGCGCCTGAACCGCACCTCCGGCCGAACCGTCGAGGGCCTGACCCCGGACGCCCTGGATCGTCTGGCGCGGCATTCCTGGCCCGGCAACGTCCGTGAGCTGAAAAGCGCCCTGGAGTACGCCTCCGTGGTCTGCGACAAAGGGCTCATCGGCCCCGAGCATCTGCCCCAGCAGATCGCCCACGGCGCGGCCGGAACCTGTGCGCCGGACCCGGCGGCAATCTTCCAGGAGGCGGGAGCGCCACGCGAGAAGGTCGAACTCGTCGAGGCACTGCGCCGGACCGGCGGCAACAAGTCAGCCGCCGCGCGCATCCTGGGCGTGAACCGGCTCACCGTGCAGAACCGTATGCGCAAATTCGGCCTGGACATGCGCAAGGTGGTCACGGAATAG
- a CDS encoding 4Fe-4S dicluster domain-containing protein has protein sequence MTTKSRVPLNRRGFLKALGLGGLTLLAPGAAGAGTKGSDRELVTVLDLSKCVGCGACVAACREGNAAKFPEPVKPFPEMFPARSKPEDWSDRRDVDDRLTPYNWLYIQSVEVEWKGETVAVNIPRRCLHCVNPPCANLCPWGAAGKQADGIVRINDTVCLGGAKCRDVCPWRIPQRQTGVGLYLKLLPRFGGNGVMYKCDRCHELVARGENPRCIAACPYGVQSIGPRSEMIARARDRARGMDGFLYGLTENGGTNSIYVSPVPFDLLDAALTEARATGPGRPHLGTVADSMADESNLAWATLLAPVAGVAAGVLGLAARTGKDKEDGHD, from the coding sequence ATGACGACGAAGAGTCGAGTTCCCTTGAACCGCCGGGGCTTTCTCAAGGCCCTGGGCCTGGGCGGGCTGACCCTCCTGGCTCCCGGCGCGGCCGGGGCCGGGACGAAGGGCTCGGACCGCGAACTGGTCACGGTCCTGGACCTCTCCAAATGCGTGGGCTGCGGGGCCTGCGTGGCGGCCTGCCGGGAGGGCAACGCGGCCAAGTTCCCGGAGCCGGTGAAGCCGTTCCCGGAGATGTTCCCCGCGCGCTCCAAGCCCGAGGACTGGTCGGACAGGCGCGATGTGGACGATCGGCTGACTCCCTACAACTGGCTCTACATTCAGAGCGTCGAGGTGGAGTGGAAGGGGGAGACGGTCGCCGTGAACATCCCCCGGCGCTGTCTGCATTGCGTCAACCCGCCGTGCGCCAACCTCTGTCCTTGGGGGGCGGCGGGCAAGCAGGCCGACGGCATCGTGCGCATCAACGACACGGTGTGCCTGGGCGGGGCCAAGTGCCGGGACGTCTGCCCCTGGCGCATTCCCCAGCGCCAGACCGGCGTGGGCCTGTATCTGAAGCTCCTGCCGCGCTTCGGCGGCAACGGGGTCATGTACAAGTGCGACCGCTGCCACGAACTGGTGGCCCGGGGCGAGAACCCCCGCTGCATCGCGGCCTGCCCCTATGGGGTGCAGAGCATCGGCCCGCGCTCCGAGATGATCGCCAGGGCACGCGACCGAGCCCGGGGCATGGACGGGTTCCTCTATGGCCTGACCGAGAATGGCGGTACGAACAGCATCTACGTCTCGCCCGTGCCTTTCGATCTGCTGGACGCCGCCCTGACCGAGGCCCGTGCCACCGGGCCGGGCCGTCCGCACTTGGGGACGGTGGCCGACAGCATGGCCGACGAGAGCAACCTGGCCTGGGCCACGCTCCTGGCCCCCGTGGCCGGAGTGGCCGCCGGAGTGCTCGGCTTGGCCGCGCGGACTGGCAAGGACAAGGAGGACGGTCATGACTAG
- a CDS encoding molybdopterin biosynthesis protein, producing the protein MDERNIYLTTVPVAEAVERARKALNRDALLGVETVAAHEALGRVTARPVIARCSSPTFHAAAMDGIAVRAESTFTARDGSPVTLRKGTDYVEVNTGNSLPSGMDAVVMVEHVVRADGDAVLLEAPAFPWQHVRRIGEDIVATEMILPQNRTLSAYDIGALLSAGIFEVEVRARVRLTFIPTGDEVLDFRSKPTPAPGQVIESNSQVFAALARAWGADPVCAPPAPDDRESLKAAVTQALDGESQIICVGAGSSAGSKDYTRAVFEELGQILVHGIAVMPGKPSLLAVAKNGKLLVGVPGYPVSAVICLEDVLAPLVAWLSRSARPARPEVTARLARKLPSRPGMEEVVRLAVGRVGQEFVAAPLPRGAGLITSLTKAQGLTRIPADSEGLEQDARVRVELLTPRENLDRVLVHIGSHDNVIDMLGNELMGLPEPMQLVSSHVGSMGGLSALRDGTALFAGSHLFDPETQDFNFPFLLRYLPDVEVLVVNLAIRHQGLIVAPGNPKNISAVSDLARPDVLFINRQKGAGTRILLDHHLKTAGIRPEEVRGYDREEFTHMAVAVNVLTGAADCGLGIYAAAKALGLDFLPLARERYDLVIPRAHAEDPRILALLELVRSKKFQKDIQALGGYETTLTGRKMHPGAGLGG; encoded by the coding sequence ATGGACGAGCGCAACATCTACCTGACCACCGTTCCCGTGGCCGAGGCCGTGGAACGCGCCAGGAAGGCCCTGAACCGGGACGCCCTGCTGGGCGTCGAAACCGTCGCCGCCCACGAGGCCCTGGGCCGGGTCACGGCCCGGCCGGTGATCGCCCGCTGCTCCTCGCCCACCTTCCACGCCGCGGCCATGGACGGCATCGCCGTGCGCGCCGAGTCCACCTTCACCGCCCGCGACGGCAGCCCCGTGACCTTGCGCAAGGGCACGGACTACGTGGAGGTCAACACCGGCAATTCCCTGCCTTCGGGAATGGACGCCGTGGTCATGGTCGAACACGTGGTCAGGGCCGACGGCGACGCCGTTCTTCTGGAGGCCCCGGCCTTTCCTTGGCAACACGTGCGCCGCATCGGCGAGGACATCGTGGCCACGGAGATGATCCTGCCCCAGAACCGGACCCTCTCGGCCTACGACATCGGGGCGCTCCTCTCGGCGGGCATCTTCGAGGTCGAGGTCCGCGCCCGGGTCCGCCTGACCTTCATCCCCACCGGCGACGAGGTTCTGGATTTCCGCTCCAAGCCTACCCCCGCGCCGGGTCAGGTCATCGAGTCCAACTCCCAGGTCTTCGCGGCCCTGGCGCGCGCCTGGGGCGCGGATCCGGTCTGCGCGCCGCCGGCGCCCGACGACCGCGAATCCCTCAAGGCCGCCGTGACCCAGGCCCTGGACGGCGAAAGCCAGATCATCTGCGTGGGCGCTGGCTCTTCGGCCGGGTCCAAGGACTATACCCGAGCCGTGTTCGAGGAGTTGGGGCAGATCCTGGTCCACGGCATCGCGGTCATGCCCGGCAAGCCCAGCCTGCTGGCCGTGGCCAAAAACGGCAAGCTGCTCGTGGGGGTGCCCGGCTATCCGGTGAGCGCGGTGATCTGCCTGGAAGACGTGCTGGCCCCGCTGGTGGCGTGGCTCTCGCGCTCGGCGCGCCCGGCCCGGCCGGAAGTCACGGCCCGGCTGGCCCGCAAGCTGCCCTCCCGCCCCGGCATGGAGGAGGTCGTGCGCCTGGCAGTGGGCCGCGTGGGCCAGGAGTTCGTGGCCGCCCCCCTGCCCCGGGGCGCGGGGTTGATCACCAGCCTGACCAAGGCCCAGGGCCTCACGCGCATTCCGGCGGACAGCGAGGGTCTGGAGCAGGACGCCCGGGTACGGGTGGAGCTGCTGACCCCGCGCGAGAACCTGGACCGCGTGCTGGTGCATATCGGCAGCCACGACAACGTGATCGACATGCTCGGCAACGAACTCATGGGCCTGCCCGAGCCCATGCAGCTCGTCTCCAGCCATGTGGGCAGCATGGGCGGACTTTCGGCCCTGCGCGACGGCACCGCCCTGTTCGCGGGCAGCCATCTCTTCGATCCCGAGACCCAGGACTTCAACTTTCCGTTCCTGCTCCGCTATCTGCCGGACGTGGAGGTCCTGGTCGTCAATCTGGCCATCCGCCACCAGGGGCTCATCGTGGCTCCGGGCAACCCCAAGAACATCAGCGCCGTGAGCGACCTGGCCCGGCCGGACGTGCTCTTCATCAATCGCCAGAAGGGCGCGGGCACGCGCATTCTCCTGGACCATCATCTGAAAACCGCGGGCATCCGGCCCGAGGAGGTACGCGGCTACGACCGCGAGGAGTTCACGCACATGGCCGTGGCCGTGAACGTGCTCACCGGAGCGGCCGACTGCGGCCTGGGCATCTACGCGGCGGCCAAGGCCCTGGGGCTGGACTTCCTGCCCCTGGCGCGGGAACGCTACGACCTGGTCATCCCACGCGCCCATGCCGAGGATCCGCGCATCCTGGCCCTGCTGGAACTGGTGCGTTCGAAAAAGTTCCAGAAGGACATCCAGGCCCTGGGCGGCTATGAAACCACGCTCACGGGACGGAAGATGCACCCCGGGGCGGGGCTCGGCGGCTGA
- a CDS encoding aminopeptidase, with the protein MFQPHELRAYAETLWWGLITARTKPYVSGDRVLLRYDLDALPLAEAVYALLLEKGLNPVQRLNLTPGMEKNFYSLGSEAQVADVPPGERELFENLNGLISLIAPASLTHLAGVDPKKIGTAAVARKFLRDVMDKREQRGQFGWTLCAWPTRAMADAAGLPLEDYAAQIKAACFLDQADPVGRWRELFTQAQEVKDWLNSLPIASLRVESEGTDLTVTPGEQRRWLGVSGHNIPSFEIFLSPDWRGTRGTYHADQPSYRSGNLVRGVRLTFENGSVTTATAEEGEDFVKKQLTMDEGAGRLGEFSLTDRRHSRISAFMANTLFDENFGGEHGNCHVAVGASYADTFAGDQSTLDEEKKAALGFNDSALHWDLVNTESKTVTARLAGGSSLVLYENGQFHR; encoded by the coding sequence ATGTTTCAGCCCCATGAATTGCGCGCCTACGCCGAAACCCTCTGGTGGGGCCTGATCACGGCCCGGACCAAGCCCTACGTTTCCGGAGACCGGGTTCTGCTGCGCTACGACCTGGACGCCCTGCCCCTGGCCGAGGCGGTATACGCCCTGCTTCTGGAGAAGGGGCTCAACCCCGTGCAGCGCCTGAACCTCACCCCCGGCATGGAAAAGAACTTCTACAGCCTGGGCAGCGAGGCCCAGGTGGCCGACGTGCCCCCGGGCGAACGGGAATTGTTCGAGAACCTGAACGGCCTCATCTCGCTCATCGCGCCCGCCTCGCTGACCCACCTGGCCGGAGTGGACCCGAAGAAGATCGGAACCGCCGCCGTGGCCCGCAAATTCCTGCGCGACGTCATGGACAAGCGCGAACAGCGCGGCCAGTTCGGCTGGACCCTATGCGCTTGGCCCACCCGGGCCATGGCCGACGCGGCCGGGCTGCCCCTGGAAGACTACGCGGCCCAGATCAAGGCGGCCTGTTTCCTGGACCAGGCCGACCCCGTGGGGCGCTGGCGTGAGCTGTTCACCCAGGCTCAGGAGGTCAAGGACTGGCTCAACTCTCTGCCCATCGCCTCCCTGCGCGTGGAGTCCGAGGGCACGGACCTGACCGTGACCCCCGGCGAACAACGCCGCTGGCTCGGCGTCTCGGGCCACAACATCCCGAGCTTCGAGATCTTCCTCTCGCCGGACTGGCGCGGCACGCGGGGAACCTATCACGCGGACCAGCCCTCCTACCGCTCCGGCAACCTCGTGCGCGGCGTGCGCCTGACCTTCGAGAACGGCTCCGTGACCACGGCCACCGCCGAAGAAGGCGAAGACTTCGTGAAGAAGCAGCTCACCATGGACGAAGGCGCGGGACGGCTGGGCGAATTCTCGCTCACCGACCGCCGCCATTCGCGCATCAGCGCCTTCATGGCCAACACCCTCTTCGACGAGAACTTCGGCGGGGAGCACGGCAACTGCCACGTGGCCGTGGGAGCCTCCTACGCCGACACCTTCGCCGGAGACCAGTCCACGCTGGACGAGGAGAAGAAAGCGGCCCTGGGGTTCAACGATTCGGCTCTGCACTGGGATCTCGTGAACACGGAGAGCAAGACCGTCACCGCCCGGCTGGCGGGCGGATCGAGTCTGGTCCTGTACGAAAACGGCCAATTCCACCGCTAG
- a CDS encoding ferredoxin — translation MGYKITVDVDKCIGDGECVDVCPVEVYELQDGKAVPVNMEECLGCESCVEVCEQDAITVEEE, via the coding sequence ATGGGTTACAAGATCACTGTGGACGTGGACAAGTGCATCGGCGACGGCGAGTGCGTTGATGTCTGCCCCGTGGAGGTCTATGAGCTTCAGGACGGCAAGGCCGTTCCGGTGAACATGGAAGAGTGCCTGGGTTGCGAATCCTGCGTCGAGGTCTGCGAGCAGGACGCCATCACCGTCGAGGAAGAATAG